GCGGCCGGCGACCAGCCGCGCAACCGGCTCCGACCGCAGGATCGCGGCCACTCCCACGGCAGCGGTGGCGGCCGCCCACATCCGGGCCGCACCTCGTCGACGGCGCAAATCCCGAGTCATGTGCGGCGGCTCAGCAGCGCGGCCGCGGCAGCGGCCACGATCCCGCCAGCGGTCATGAGCAGCCCGTGATGGTGGGACGCCCATAACTGCGGGGCGGTCGAGGTGGACCGTTGGTCAAAGACGCCATGGGCGCCGAAATCCCGGCCGTCGGGTCCGTCCGCGGGAGCCCAGAGGTTGGCCGGCGCATCCGCGGGTCGGGGCTGGTCGGTCTGTTGCGAGGCGAACCCGGTCCGTCCCAGATAGCGGTCCAGAATTCCCGGGGCAATGGCGTTGGCCACCAGGGTGGCTGCAGTGCTTGCGCCCACCCAGTACTCCCGGCGACGGGGATGGTCGGCTGCGTACATGACCCCGCGGGCCGCGACCTCCGGCTGGTAGATCGGGGGCACCGGCTGCGCATGGTGGGGCAGCCGGGACAGCACCCAGGAGAACTGGGGGGTGTTCACCGCCGGCATCTGCACCATCGTCACGTGCACGTGGCTCTTCTCGTGCAGCAGTTCGCAGCGCAGCGCCTCGTGGAATCCCTGGATCGCGTGTTTGGCGCCGCAATAGGCCGTCTGCAGCGGGATGCCGCGGTAGGCCAGCGCGGAGCCCACCTGGACGATCGTGCCCCGGTCACGGGGCTTCATTTTCTGCAGGGCGGCCATGGTGCCGTAGACGTACCCGAGGTAGCTGACCTCGGTGACCCGGCGGTACTCGTTCGGGTGGATCTTCTCGAACGGCGCGAACACCGAGGTGAAGGCAACGTTCACCCACACGTCGATAGGTCCCAGTTCGTTCTCGACCTGGTCGGCGGCCGCGAAGACCTGTGTCCGGTTCATACGTCGGTCGGGATGGGCAGGGCCTGCCCGCCGCCGTCGCGAACCTGGGCCGCAGCTCCGGCCAAGCCCTTCTGGCCACGAGCCAGCAGGCCGACGGACGCGCCGCGGGCGCCGAATGCCGCGGCGACCGCGCGACCGATTCCGCCGCTGGCGCCGGTGACCACCGCCACCTGTGCACTCATGTCGGGGGCTACCTCGCTTCCTGGTCAGGGCCGGGCGTTCGGTTCGCCTTACCCATCGGGGTGGTTCTCAATCCAGGTCGGACTCGTTGCCGTGGTCGCCCTCTCGGCGCCGCCGGGTCGATCCGGTCACCAAGTCTCACGCAATCCTTGCGGTGACGCAATGATGGGGGTAGTCCTGAAGGCGCCGGCGCAGCCCGACGGTAGAACAGGAGGCTACATGAAGGTCTTGATCGTGGGGGCCGGGATCGCCGGCCCGACCCTGGCCTACTGGCTGCTCCGCGCCGGGCACCAACCGACGCTCGTCGAGCGCGCTCCCGAGCTGCGCCACGGCGGTTACGTGATCGACTTTTGGGGAGCCGGATTCGAGGTCGCCGAGCGAATGGGTATCGCTGAGGAACTTCGGGGCCGTGGGTACCGCTTTCGCCAGGTGCGCGTGGTCGATCGCCGCGGCCACCGGTTCGCCTCGTTCCGGCCGGCGTCGATCGTGGGGCCGATGGATCGTTACGTGAGCATCGCCCGGTCCGAGCTGGCCAGGGTGATCTACGACTCGCTCGACGGTGCCGTGGAATTGATCCTGGGCGACACCGTCCGGACGCTGTGCGACGAGTCCGACCGGGTGCGCGTCGAGTTCGGGAGCGGCGATGTTCGGCACTTCGATCTGGTCGTGGGTGCCGATGGCCTGCATTCACGGGTGCGGAGACTGGCGTTCGGGGCGGATGCGCAGTTCGAGAAGTATTTGGGCATCGTGTTTGCGGCATTCCAGGCGCAGGGCTACCGGCCGCGCGACGAACTCGTTGCCATGATGCATGCCGAAATCGGATTCCAGGCGGTGCGTCTGTCCCTCCGCCAGGACATGACCTTGTTTCTGTTCACGGTTCGACACCTTGGTGCCGTGCCCACGGATGACCGGACCGCACAACAGGATCTGCTGCGGGCCAAGCTCGCCGGCAAGGGTTGGGAAACTTCGGCCATGCTGGAGTTGATGCCTCAGTCGCAGTCGTTCTACTTCGACTCGGCCAGTCAGATCAGAATGCCGGAATGGAGCCGGGGTCGGGTGGTCCTGGTCGGCGACGCGGCGGCAGGTCCGTCGTTCCTGGCCGGCCAGGGATCCGCCCTGGCCATGGTGGAGTCCTACACGCTGGCCGCAGAACTGGCCCGCACGGCCGATCACCGCGAGGCCTTCGGCCGTTATCAGGCCAGGCTCGCTCCGTTGCTGCGCTCCAAACAGGATGCCGCCCAGGGGCTAGGACTGGCGTTCGCGCCGGCCAGCGGTGTGCAATTGCTGGTGCGCAACGCGGCCATGATCGCGATGGGTCTGCCCCGAGTAGCCGGCCTCGTGATGGGCCGAAGCTTCCACGACTCTGTCGAACTTCCGGAGTTCGCCGCGGCCTGAGGCGGTCCGGGGTCGGCGTGTTTTGGCCGGCCGCATCCGGTGAACCACCACGGGGGGAGCGGGGTGGTGCCTCGGTCTCCGGGACAGGAGGGAGCCAACGATGGACAGGGAACGACAACGCCCGGTGTCGGGCCGCTCCGGCGTGGTGGTCATCGGATCGGGGTTCGGCGGATTCTTCGCGGCGCGCCGGTTGCGGCGGCTCCGGGTCGACGTCACCGTGCTCGCGGCCACTGATTCGTTCCTCTACACCCCCCTTCTTCCCGACGTCGCCGTGGGCACGGTCGACCCGAGATCCGTGCTGATCCCGCTCGCGTCGACATTGCGGGGGGTGACGATCGTGCGCGGGCAGGCAGATCGGGTGGATCTGAACTCGCAGACCGTTCACTACACCGACGCCCGGGGCCAGCAAGCCGAACTGGGCTACCGGAGATTGCTGCTGGCTCCGGGCAGCGTGACCAAACTGCTGCCGATTCCAGGACTGTCCGACCACGCGATCGGATTGAAGACGGCGACGGAGGCGCTGTACCTGCGGGAAAAGGTCCTGGCCCAGTTGGAGGCCGCGACCACGATCACCGACGCGGCGCGGCGCCGGGAAGCGCTGACGTTCGTGGTGGTGGGGGCTGGCCATGCCGGTGTCGAACTCACCGCCCAGATGGCCAGGTTGGCCCACAACCTGGTGCCGTTGTACCCGGGTGTGACGCGGGACGACGTCAGGTGGCTGTTGGTCGATGTCGCCGACGAGGTGATGCCGGAGCTGGGCGGCAGCCTTGGCCGGTCGGCGCTGCGGTTGCTCCGCCGACGAGGGGTCGACGTTCGCCTGGGCGTCAGCGTGGAGCGGGTCCGCGACCACGAGGTCGCCTTGACGGACGGAACCCGTGTGCGCTGTGGCACTCTCGTGTGGTGCGCGGGCGTGGTCGGCAATCCGCTGATCGAGGCGCTCGGGTTGCCCACCTCGAAAGGGCGGCTCGTCGTCGACAAGGTGCTGCGGGTGCCGCAGCATCACGACGTCTACGCCATCGGCGATGCTGCGGCGGTGCCCGATCTGACGAAACCGCAGGATGAGCACGGGCAGCGTCCGCTGTGCCCACCCACTGCCCAGCATGCCATGCGGCAAGCGACCGCCGTCGCCCGCAACATTGTGGCCGACCTGGATGGACGCCCTTTACGGCCCTACCGGCACCACGACCTTGGTCTGGTGGTCGACCTGGGAGGACCCGATGCTGCGGCGACGCCAGTCGGGTTCCGGCTGCGGGGGCGGCTCGCGAAGGCAGTGACCCTCGGGTACCACCTGTACGCCCTGCCGACCGGGAAGCGCCGAATTCGGGTCGCCGTGGACTGGGCCATTGCCGGCAAGCGGCCCGACGACGTCTCTTTGCGCTCACTGCCCCAATCGGCTGCCTTGATCGTGAACGCCGAGGACGGGGGTCCGGCGATCTCCTAGCGGGCTTCGGATATCCAGCCCAACGACCACAGGTGATGCTCGGTCGGTTCGCCCGCCGCGCTGGCGAATTCAGCGAGCGCATCGGCCACCCGTTCGCGCGCCAGGACGGGCATGCGTTGCAGAATCTCGGAGATGGCCGCTCGCCGGCGCTCCATCACGCCATCGAGCAAGTGCTGGCCGGCCGGTGTCAACGTCAGGGCCAGATGGCGACGATCGGCCGGGTTGTCCTTGCGGTCCAGCAAACCGTCGGCGACCAGGCGGTCGCACGTCCGGGTCGCGTTCGAGGGATGGACGCGCATGGCCGCGGCCAGTGCGGTGAGGTGCAGGGGGCCCAGGCTGGCCACGATGACCAGTGCACGAAGTTGCGGCGCCGTCAGATTCGCGCCGGCCTCCTCGACGGATTGGGCGGCCACGCCCACCAGTGCCTTCGACGCCGTGAGAACCCCATCGACCTGGAGGGCAAGTTGGCGTCGCTGGAGCGCAGCTTTGGACTCACGCGGCATGGAGCGAGGATGACGCAATCATTGCGCACGTGCAAACGGCGGACCCGGGGGGCAGGCGAACCGGCGCCGGGTGCGGCACTCGGTCGGGTCGTCCTTGCTCAGGCCATTACCCCGGCGAGCACCAGGGCAGTTCGGCCGAGGATCAGAAGCAGGCAGGCGACCAGCAGTTGACGGCGCTTGCCCGCCGCGGGCCCCTGGTGGATCGGGGCCAGCCCGGAGCCCGTCGGCCCGTCGATCCGAGGCGAGATTCGGCCTCGCATCAGCAGCATGACGACGCCGATCAGGACGAGCGCCGACCCAAGGAGTTCGCCAACCATCGGTTCCGATCCACTCTGGCCCATCCACCCGTCGGGCCCCGTCTGCAGGCGTCGATGCGCCCGTCCTGCGCAGCACGCCGAGCGTTCGCCCGGTCAATCGTTGATCGACCGGCCAGTCCTGAGGGCCGCTGCGTCCATTGTGCCCGTCACCGACGGCGGTACGCGAGAGCGGTACCTCGACACTGCGGGCCTGGCCGCGGTGGACGACGAACCGGCGACCGGTTCGAGTCGTTATCCCGACGTGCTGACGGCGCTCTCGGGGGTCTCCGGGATCGGTTGGGCGGCGACCAGCAGGTCGACCGCGCTCTGTTGGGTTGCCCCGTTGACGCGATCAACCGGCCCGGCCCAGTGCAAGCCGTACTCGTTGTCGTCGGTGCGGTTGTGGTCGTAGGCGGTCGACGCCTGGTCGATCAGGTAGTCGCTGTAGGGGTGGTCGTCCAGGACGCGGTTGAGTTCGCCGAGGTTGCGGACGTAGATGCCCTTGAAGCTGGGACCGTTCACGTCACAGCCGGTTCGCTCGCAGGGTTCGGTGAGCACGCCGTCGACGTGCAGCCCGGGAGCCCGGGTGGAGGCGTCGGCCAGTTCGCGGGCCGACTTCAGGTACGAGTGGTCGCCGGTGGCCCGGAACAGCGCGACCAAACCGCCCAGGATCACGCCCTGGTTGTAGGTCCAGGTGGTGTCCCGATTGTTGCGGCAGGTGGCGGCATTGAGCCCGTCGTTGACCAGCAGGTCGTCGTTGATCATCCCGGATGCCTGGAGCCAGTCCCAGACGGTGCGGGCCCGGTCGAGGTACGCCGCGCCCGCATCGCCCAGACGCGTCGCCAGCTCGGCCGCGGCCTGGATGAACAGCTCGTTGGAGATCGCATTCTTGTAGCCGTGATTCACCGTCCACCACAAACCGCCGCCGCACGTGTCGTCCTGATTGCTCCACATGAAGTCCACGGCGCGCCGCGCGGTCTGTAGGTACTCGGCGTTCCCGGTCAGGTCGTACGCGCTTATCCAGGCCAGGGCCCACCAACCGGTGTCGTCGGTGAAATCGTTGATGAAGTTGCCGCGCGCGGCGTTGCGCTTCTTGGCGAAGGTGTTCTCCAGGACCCAGGTGTAGCGGTGATCGCCCGAGACGATCATGTAGTTGGTCAACGCGTTCACCGCGTTCGCGCTGTTCCACCACCCGGTGGTGGGCCACACCCCGGAGCGCTGGTCGTACATCTGGACCAGGGCATCGACGGCGGGCTGGTCCGAGGGGGCCTGAGCGCCGCAGCCGACCAGCAGCGAGCCGGCCACTAGCACGGCCAGCATTCTCGCGGCTCGACCGGGGCGCATGACCGGCCTCGATTCTGGTTGAGTGGACAGCACTCCGAGAGTCGAACAGTCAGGGCGGATTCAACTTGTCACCTTACGTCGTTATCCGGCCTCGAACTGGCGAGAGCGCCGGCCGCCCCGTCGGGCGACGGCGTCGGGGACCGGCGGTGTGGTTGGCCGTGATGGTCGCGATCGGGTTGTTGGCCGCCTGTACGTCGACGGAGCCGGTTGACGGCACGACCGGAACGATCACGAACGTCGGATCCTCTCCACTCTCCTCCGCCTCGCCGACCCCGACCGCCACCGGGACCTCGGTCATCGGGCCGCCGGTGACCGGAACACAAGCCACTGGGACGTCGGGGACCGGGACCTCAGGGGACGAGCCGACGGGGACGGCCGAACCGACGGGCACTGTGGTGACCTTCCGCACCGTCGCGCCGGACAGTGCTGTCGGTATCCGGATCGGGATGGTCGTTTCGAGCGGGTCGGATCCGTTCAGCGCGGCTGTGGCCGAGTCGGTGGTGGACCAGGTGCAGGCCGCCGGCGCCGAGCTCATTCGCTGCGACCCCGGGGCGAACGCCAGCCTGGCCCTGGAGTGCGCCCGCCGGCTGGCCACCCAGCACGTCGACGGCTGGATCAGCCTGCAGCCCGGGCAGGCCGGGGAGGCGCTGTGCGCGGCCGGCCCGCGGGACGCACCACTGATCACGGTGGCCGCAGCGTCGCTGAGCTGCCAGCGGGCGCAGGTCGGCGCGGACGACCGACTGGCCGGGTACCTGGCCGGGCAGGCGCTCGGTCGATCGGCACGGCTGGGGACGGGGTGTCAGCACGACGTGTTGGTCGTGATCACCGGAGATCCGGCGGATCCGATGAGCGCTCGGCGGACCGAGGGCATCAAGGGTGGTTTCGCCACCGAATGCCCGGCATCGGGGGCCGATCCGGTCCTGCTGGACGCTGGCACCCAGGACCGCGCCTTCGAGGCGTTCACCAACGAGCTGACGGCGTTGCCGGACGATACCGAAATCCTGGTCGCCGCGGTCGACGACGGCACCGCGCTCGGGGCCGCGGCGGCCGTGCCCGCGGCCCGGGCGGACCGGATCACCCTGGCCGCCGTCGGTGCCGATCAGCGGGCCAGGTGCCGGATCGTCGCCGAGCCCTGGTGGATCGGTGACGCGGCGCTGTTCCCCGATCGGTACGGCGAGGTGGCCGTGCCGGCCTTGCTCGATGCAATCGCGGGAAAGGACGTCCCTGCTGACATGTATGTCGAGACGACCTTTGTGACGGCCGACACGCTGACCGCGTTCTACGACGTCAGCGATTGTCCGGCTCGATGACCGCGCATTCGAGACCGCCGGACCGGCGGGCGGTCCTGACCCGGGTGGTGCTGGCCGTATCCGGTGTCGTGGCCTTCATCGCCTTCACCGTCACCATCCCGTACTTCCTGACCGTGGACAACCTGGCCAACCTGCTCAATGACGTCGCCCTGGTCGGCATCGTGGCCCTGCCGGCGACGTTCCTGATGATGAGCGGCCAGGTCGACCTGTCGGTCGGCGCCGCCGCCGCCTTCGTCGGCATCGTCCTGGCCCGCACGGCCCCGGACTCGGGGCTGCTGCCCGCCGTCCTGCTGGCCATCGGCACCGGGGCACTGATCGGCCTGGTCAATGGCCTGCTGGTCACCGAGGGGGAGGTGAACAGCATCGCGGCGACCTTCGCATCGATGGCGCTGCTGCGGGGTCTGGCGTATCTGGTGCCCAGCGGACTGGCCATCGCGTTACCCGGGTTCCGCTCATTGGGCACCCTGAGGCCGGTGCTGGGCATTGCCCTGCCAACCCTGATCTTCGCGGCGATCGCGCTGGTGGCGGCGCTGATGTCCAGGTCGGCGATCGGCCGGCGTAGTCGGGCCATCGGGTCGTTGCCAGCCGCGCAGCGAATGGACGGATCGGGGGAGCGGCACTGGATCATTGCCCTGTTCGTCGCTTCCGGGCTGGCTGCGGCGCTGGCCGGGCTGATCAGGACCTCACAGCTGGGTACGGGGCTACCCACCGCCGGAATCGGAATCGAGCTCACCGTGGTGACCGCCGTGCTGCTCGGCGGCGGCCATCTGACCGGCGGTCGGGGCTCGGTCGGCGGAACATTGCTGGCCCTGCTGCTGATGGCCATTGTCGACAACGGCATGTCGCTGGCCAACGTGACTCCCTACGCCGCGCAAGTGTTCCACGCGGGACTGCTGCTTCTGGCCCTGATGATCGACCGGCCGCGCCGGCGCTCGCGTACCCGGTCGCCCGCTCGGACGAAGCAGGGCGGCGATTCGGTCAGGATCGATGGCGCCAGCGACCCCCGAGTGCCGGGATGACCTCGTCGGCGGTGCGTTTGAGCATCTTCTGTTCAGCCACATCGAAGGATTGCGCTTCGGTGGTCGCTCGCAGCCGGGCGAGCTGCTCGGCAATGCTGCGTTGCTCGATGGGATCCGTGACCAGCCAGGCGACCTCGCGCAGCAGCTGGAAGAGGCGGTCGAGCACCGCCGGATCACCGGCGCCATAACGGCGGGGCTGGGCCACGGCCAGGTCGAGCAGCTCGGCGAAGCCGGGCCGCTGCAGGATCACCCGGGTCGGGCCGTCGTCGTCGGCGAGTACGCGGGGACCGAGGTCCCGGCCAACCAGTTCGGTGAGCAGTGCGCTGGCATGTCCGAGGGCATGGATGGCGGTCGTCGGGTCGTTGATGCCGGGGGACAAGGCCTTGACGGTGACGTCGGTGAGCTGTCGGAGGCCGAAAGCGACGTCTTGGGCGGCGGTGCGTTCTGGTCCCGTATGGATGGCCGGAGCGATCGCGTCCCGCAGCTCGCGCAGGACGTCCGGGTCGAACTCGGCGCCCCGACGAGGCCAGCACTCCCCCATCGGCACACCTTGGATCAGGGAGCTGCCGGGCGGTGCGGTGATCGTCAGAATCGCATCACCCTGCCGGGCAGCCCGCAACACCGCAAGCTCGTCGATCCAGACCAGGAAGCCGGAGGACGGGGCCGGCACGACCTCGCTGACCGCAGGGATGTCGGGAGCGGTCGCCGGTGGCCGATCCGCTTGACGGTCCGGCAGAACCCGGCGAAGAGTTGCGGTGGCGTCCCGGTGCACGGTCGCCAGCATCGTTTCGACCCGGATCTCTTTGGCCAGGTGGGCCAGGAAGATCACCAGAGCGAACACGCTGGCCACGGCGAGCAGGAAGGCCACAGTCACTGCGATCTGCGGAACGAACAGCTCCTGGTCGTCAGCTGCCGTGCGCACGGTGCGCAGCACGGTCAACGCGTAGGTGAACGTGCCCAGGAACACGCCAAGGGTGATCTGTACGAATCGGTCGCTACTGAAGGTGCGCAGGAGCCGCGGTGAGAACTGGCTGCTGGCCAGTTGGAGGGTCACCACGGTCAGCGAGAAAGTCAGTGAGGTGACCGTGATCAGGGATCCGGCAACGGCCTCCAGGACCGCTCGGGCCGCCTCGGCTCCGCCACCGAATAGGTAGTCGGTCACTGCCGACGGCAGGCCGTCGTCGATCTGGGCATCCAGCTGCGGGAGCAGCACTCCGAGGAACACCGCGAGTCCGATGCCGACCGCGGGAATCGGCCAGAGTTGGGTGCGGACGGCGTCGCGAAGGACGCTCCAGCCTCCTTGGCTCGGTGTTGGCACGTCGACTTCCGCTCATGTCGTGGTGTCGCCCCCCGAGGATCACCTGCCGCCCGCGGTCCGCCGGGGAGACGGTGGGTGAATTCCCTCATCGAGGGCTGACGAACCCGATCGTCAGGTGTTCGTCAGGTCAAGACCTCGGCCGAACGGCGACGATGGAGGCAGTCAGGGAAGAGGAGGACCTGCATGACAGTGGCGAACCACACCGAGGGCGCGCTGGACCGTGAAGTGCGCGACCTGCTGGCAAACGTGGCCTGCTCGGTTCCGGCAGATGTGGTCAAGGACGTGGTGTCCGCGGTGCGCCAAGATCTGGAAGGTCAGGTCCCGGCGGAGGCGTTCCCGGAGTTCTTGCACCGGTCCGTGGTCCAGCGGTTGCTCACCCGGGCCGTGGCCGGCGGCCGCTGCGCGCCGCCGGCGGATCCCGCCGACAGTCTTTCGGGCGTCGCGCAGTGACCAGTGCCGAGCAGATCGATCAAGTGGTCGACGCGGTCTCGATGGCCTTCTGTATGCGGCCGGTGACCAGGGCCGACTTGCTGACAGCGGCGGTCGCCGCACACGCACCCACACCCGTGTTCGATGCTTTGCTGCAACTGCCGGAGCGCCGGTACTACGACATCGTCGAGCTTCGCGGGCAATTGCGGGCGGCGACCTAGGAATGGGCGCGGTGGCGTCGTCACCAGCACCCAGGGGCATCATCGTGGGGTGGGTGCCGTCGGTAATGCTGTGACGATGCCATCACTGCCCCCCGATTCTGGTTCCGCGCCCACCCGTGTCTTGCTGGTCGAGGATGACGAGCGCATTCGCTTGGCGCTGGGGTTGGCCCTGGGTGACCTGGGTTTCCAAGTGCGGGATGCGGCATCCGGCGAGCTCGCCCTGGAACGCCTTGAGGTGGCCGACGTCGATGTGGTGCTACTGGATCTGATGCTGCCCGGCGTGGACGGGCTCACCGTGTGCCGGACGCTCCGGGCCAGGGGTGATTTGCCGATCATCATCACGACCGCTCGTTCGGACACGGCCGACGTGATCGCCGGCTTGGAGGCGGGGGCGGACGACTACATGTCCAAGCCATTGGTGGCCAGTGAGTTGGCTGCCCGAATTCGGGCGTTGCTCCGTCGCCGGCGACCGGTGAGCAACACCACCGTCCAGTCTTACGTCCAGGTTGCCGACCTCGAAGTCTGGCCCATGGAAGGGCGGGTTCGCCGGGCCGGCGCCGACGTACACCTCACTCGGACGGAATTTCGACTGCTGGCCGAGCTGGTCTCCGCCGATGGAGTGGTCGTGACCCGGGAGGAGCTGTTGCATCGAGTCTGGGGTTATGACTACTTCGGCGATACCCGCCTGCTGGATGTGCACATCCGTCGACTGCGGCGGAAGGTGGAGACCGACCCCGACAACCCGGCCCTGATCACCACTGTCCGGGGCCTGGGTTACCGCTTCAGCTCGTCGCGGTGAGGTCGGCGATCAAAACGTGGTCACCAAGAGACGGATCGGGTTGTCGTTGCGGTGGCGGGTGGCCATCGCCTTCGGATTGGCGTCGGTCGCGGTGGCCGGCCTGGTGGCGGTGGCGACTTGGCAACTGGCCACCACCTACATGCTCGACCAGCGCCGGCAGAGCGCCACTCTGCAAGCCACGGTGAACGCGCAGTTGGTCGAGGCATCATCGCGTTCCGGCTCGGGCAGCCTGGACGAGTTGCTCAGCGGGTTGGTGGTCGACCCCGGTTCGTCCATTCTGCTGGCCCGGTCGGATGGTCTGCTGACCAGCGGACGGGCGGTCGATCCGGCCGATCTGCCGTCGCAGTTGTTCACGCCCGACCCGGGAGAGACCAGATGGCTCGTCACCGAGATCGACGGCATCCGGGTGCTGGCGATCTCGCTGCAGGGTGGAAGCGCAGGCACCGTCTTCATCGAGCTGTTCCCGCTCGTGGAGCTGGGGCGGATCCAGCACTTTCTGATCCTGGTGCTCGTCGCCGGAGCCGCGGCGAGTGGTCTGCTCGGGGTCGGCCTCGGTTGGTGGACCAGCAAGCGGGCCTTACGCCCGCTCACCGAGCTGACGGAATCGGCCGCCCGCGTCGCCGGCGGCGACCTGCACGTCCGGCTACCGGAGCAGAGCGACCCGGACCTCGCGCCATTGGCGTCGACGTTCAACGCGACGGTCGAAGCGCTTGAGCGGCGGGTCCGCCTGGACGCCCGGTTTGCCGGCGACATCAGCCATGAGCTTCGCTCGCCGCTGACCACGATGGTCAATGCCATTGAAGTCCTCCGGCATCGGCAGGGGGAAATCCCGGAGGTGGCCCGGCAGGCCGTCGACCTTCTCGCCGGTGAGGTCGAACGCTTCCGTAAGATGCTCCTCGATCTACTCGAGATCTCCCGCTCCGATGAGGATGTCGATGACCGGGCACTGGAGTCGATCGATCTGGCGATCCTGGTCGCGAAGGTCAGGGACACCGGCCGCATGACCTTCCCCCTGGTCGTGGAGA
This genomic window from Nakamurella multipartita DSM 44233 contains:
- a CDS encoding MarR family transcriptional regulator is translated as MPRESKAALQRRQLALQVDGVLTASKALVGVAAQSVEEAGANLTAPQLRALVIVASLGPLHLTALAAAMRVHPSNATRTCDRLVADGLLDRKDNPADRRHLALTLTPAGQHLLDGVMERRRAAISEILQRMPVLARERVADALAEFASAAGEPTEHHLWSLGWISEAR
- a CDS encoding sugar ABC transporter substrate-binding protein, whose protein sequence is MVVSSGSDPFSAAVAESVVDQVQAAGAELIRCDPGANASLALECARRLATQHVDGWISLQPGQAGEALCAAGPRDAPLITVAAASLSCQRAQVGADDRLAGYLAGQALGRSARLGTGCQHDVLVVITGDPADPMSARRTEGIKGGFATECPASGADPVLLDAGTQDRAFEAFTNELTALPDDTEILVAAVDDGTALGAAAAVPAARADRITLAAVGADQRARCRIVAEPWWIGDAALFPDRYGEVAVPALLDAIAGKDVPADMYVETTFVTADTLTAFYDVSDCPAR
- a CDS encoding DUF2254 domain-containing protein, whose product is MPTPSQGGWSVLRDAVRTQLWPIPAVGIGLAVFLGVLLPQLDAQIDDGLPSAVTDYLFGGGAEAARAVLEAVAGSLITVTSLTFSLTVVTLQLASSQFSPRLLRTFSSDRFVQITLGVFLGTFTYALTVLRTVRTAADDQELFVPQIAVTVAFLLAVASVFALVIFLAHLAKEIRVETMLATVHRDATATLRRVLPDRQADRPPATAPDIPAVSEVVPAPSSGFLVWIDELAVLRAARQGDAILTITAPPGSSLIQGVPMGECWPRRGAEFDPDVLRELRDAIAPAIHTGPERTAAQDVAFGLRQLTDVTVKALSPGINDPTTAIHALGHASALLTELVGRDLGPRVLADDDGPTRVILQRPGFAELLDLAVAQPRRYGAGDPAVLDRLFQLLREVAWLVTDPIEQRSIAEQLARLRATTEAQSFDVAEQKMLKRTADEVIPALGGRWRHRS
- a CDS encoding NAD(P)/FAD-dependent oxidoreductase; amino-acid sequence: MDRERQRPVSGRSGVVVIGSGFGGFFAARRLRRLRVDVTVLAATDSFLYTPLLPDVAVGTVDPRSVLIPLASTLRGVTIVRGQADRVDLNSQTVHYTDARGQQAELGYRRLLLAPGSVTKLLPIPGLSDHAIGLKTATEALYLREKVLAQLEAATTITDAARRREALTFVVVGAGHAGVELTAQMARLAHNLVPLYPGVTRDDVRWLLVDVADEVMPELGGSLGRSALRLLRRRGVDVRLGVSVERVRDHEVALTDGTRVRCGTLVWCAGVVGNPLIEALGLPTSKGRLVVDKVLRVPQHHDVYAIGDAAAVPDLTKPQDEHGQRPLCPPTAQHAMRQATAVARNIVADLDGRPLRPYRHHDLGLVVDLGGPDAAATPVGFRLRGRLAKAVTLGYHLYALPTGKRRIRVAVDWAIAGKRPDDVSLRSLPQSAALIVNAEDGGPAIS
- a CDS encoding response regulator transcription factor translates to MPSLPPDSGSAPTRVLLVEDDERIRLALGLALGDLGFQVRDAASGELALERLEVADVDVVLLDLMLPGVDGLTVCRTLRARGDLPIIITTARSDTADVIAGLEAGADDYMSKPLVASELAARIRALLRRRRPVSNTTVQSYVQVADLEVWPMEGRVRRAGADVHLTRTEFRLLAELVSADGVVVTREELLHRVWGYDYFGDTRLLDVHIRRLRRKVETDPDNPALITTVRGLGYRFSSSR
- a CDS encoding ABC transporter permease, with the translated sequence MTAHSRPPDRRAVLTRVVLAVSGVVAFIAFTVTIPYFLTVDNLANLLNDVALVGIVALPATFLMMSGQVDLSVGAAAAFVGIVLARTAPDSGLLPAVLLAIGTGALIGLVNGLLVTEGEVNSIAATFASMALLRGLAYLVPSGLAIALPGFRSLGTLRPVLGIALPTLIFAAIALVAALMSRSAIGRRSRAIGSLPAAQRMDGSGERHWIIALFVASGLAAALAGLIRTSQLGTGLPTAGIGIELTVVTAVLLGGGHLTGGRGSVGGTLLALLLMAIVDNGMSLANVTPYAAQVFHAGLLLLALMIDRPRRRSRTRSPARTKQGGDSVRIDGASDPRVPG
- a CDS encoding glycoside hydrolase family 76 protein; translated protein: MRPGRAARMLAVLVAGSLLVGCGAQAPSDQPAVDALVQMYDQRSGVWPTTGWWNSANAVNALTNYMIVSGDHRYTWVLENTFAKKRNAARGNFINDFTDDTGWWALAWISAYDLTGNAEYLQTARRAVDFMWSNQDDTCGGGLWWTVNHGYKNAISNELFIQAAAELATRLGDAGAAYLDRARTVWDWLQASGMINDDLLVNDGLNAATCRNNRDTTWTYNQGVILGGLVALFRATGDHSYLKSARELADASTRAPGLHVDGVLTEPCERTGCDVNGPSFKGIYVRNLGELNRVLDDHPYSDYLIDQASTAYDHNRTDDNEYGLHWAGPVDRVNGATQQSAVDLLVAAQPIPETPESAVSTSG
- a CDS encoding DUF2795 domain-containing protein; protein product: MTSAEQIDQVVDAVSMAFCMRPVTRADLLTAAVAAHAPTPVFDALLQLPERRYYDIVELRGQLRAAT
- a CDS encoding FAD-binding domain, with the protein product MKVLIVGAGIAGPTLAYWLLRAGHQPTLVERAPELRHGGYVIDFWGAGFEVAERMGIAEELRGRGYRFRQVRVVDRRGHRFASFRPASIVGPMDRYVSIARSELARVIYDSLDGAVELILGDTVRTLCDESDRVRVEFGSGDVRHFDLVVGADGLHSRVRRLAFGADAQFEKYLGIVFAAFQAQGYRPRDELVAMMHAEIGFQAVRLSLRQDMTLFLFTVRHLGAVPTDDRTAQQDLLRAKLAGKGWETSAMLELMPQSQSFYFDSASQIRMPEWSRGRVVLVGDAAAGPSFLAGQGSALAMVESYTLAAELARTADHREAFGRYQARLAPLLRSKQDAAQGLGLAFAPASGVQLLVRNAAMIAMGLPRVAGLVMGRSFHDSVELPEFAAA